One genomic region from Electrophorus electricus isolate fEleEle1 chromosome 25, fEleEle1.pri, whole genome shotgun sequence encodes:
- the tmem177 gene encoding transmembrane protein 177, which translates to MASGLLKFSVLVLKYRTPLLLTGCCGVFAANVFYHVFPDYTYRKLYQAWSKGEPAVLSEKLENVFQTVLNDSAVGSPDNYSAFAAYGFHPVGAGIPWLPSGAQIGIPANFNSTPDDSAGITDRTVLINGREVEWGSEAGATLKDALVLSLDAQRFSVAREVARLECGGPVLHAAVAPACLSGAWIYSIALKQIFGLHAGSVVFRAGANALALGLGAVSYFLATDAVSQWLEYRSDKRAAGLSRDYAKGGVEFYEKILSRNKTLRVLMGPKGEEMYAPSGNLFPSSLLSLKHAPYTSRRDGILSLLKEENIKDAVGT; encoded by the coding sequence ATGGCGTCTGGCTTGTTGAAATTCTCTGTGTTGGTGCTGAAGTATCGGACCCCTCTTCTGCTGACTGGATGTTGCGGCGTCTTTGCAGCAAACGTTTTCTACCACGTGTTTCCAGATTACACTTACAGAAAACTGTATCAGGCCTGGAGCAAAGGAGAACCAGCCGTCCTTTCTGAGAAACTAGAGAACGTATTTCAGACGGTATTGAATGATTCAGCTGTTGGATCTCCTGATAACTACAGTGCTTTTGCTGCATATGGCTTTCACCCTGTCGGGGCAGGAATTCCATGGCTTCCCAGTGGTGCCCAGATTGGCATCCCAGCCAACTTTAACAGCACCCCAGATGACTCAGCTGGAATCACTGACCGAACTGTTCTCATCAATGGCCGAGAAGTGGAATGGGGCAGTGAGGCAGGTGCTACTCTGAAAGACGCCCTAGTGTTGTCCTTGGATGCTCAGAGGTTCTCTGTGGCACGAGAGGTAGCTCGGCTGGAGTGTGGCGGGCCCGTGTTGCATGCTGCCGTAGCGCCGGCGTGCCTGAGTGGGGCTTGGATCTACAGCATCGCTCTCAAACAGATCTTTGGGCTCCATGCTGGATCTGTGGTCTTCAGAGCAGGGGCTAATGCACTTGCATTAGGCCTGGGAGCTGTGTCGTATTTTTTAGCCACTGACGCAGTAAGCCAATGGCTGGAGTACCGCTCAGACAAGCGGGCTGCCGGCCTGTCCCGTGACTATGCAAAAGGCGGTGTTGAGTTTTATGAGAAGATCTTGTCTCGGAATAAGACCCTGCGTGTACTGATGGGGCCAAAGGGAGAAGAAATGTACGCGCCAAGTGGAAATCTGTTTCCTTCTAGTCTGCTGAGTCTGAAACATGCACCATATACTTCAAGGCGAGATGGTATTCTGAGTCTTCTGAAAGAAGAGAACATAAAGGATGCTGTGGGGACTTGA
- the si:ch73-116o1.2 gene encoding ras-related protein M-Ras isoform X2, protein MTSVSSQSNAGSPCSVGCGLCPVEIVSKKTVSVGHFNILIFEVFLLKKEKFFLGVAVVMATSAVPSDNLPTYKLVVVGDGGVGKSALTIQFFQKIFVPDYDPTIEDSYLKHTEIDGQWAILDVLDTAGQEEFSAMREQYMRTGDGFLIVFSVTDKASFEHVDRFHQLILRVKDRESFPMILVANKVDLVHLRKVTSEQGCDMAAKHSATSPGAEPAEEEEENEVAWRASHSPPQAPLPDLVTAVPPPRG, encoded by the exons ATGACAAGTGTTTCCTCCCAGAGCAATGCAGGGTCCCCCTGTTCAGTTGGTTGCGGACTCTGTCCTGTTGAAATAGTGTCTAAGAAGACAGTATCAGTGGgtcatttcaacattttaatatttgaagtCTTCCTGTTGAAGAAAGAAAAGTTCTTTTTAG GTGTAGCCGTTGTCATGGCAACTAGTGCAGTCCCTAGTGACAACCTCCCCACATACAAGCTAGTAGTGGTGGGGGACGGTGGTGTGGGCAAGAGTGCTCTCACCATCCAGTTTTTCCAGAAGATCTTTGTGCCTGACTATGATCCTACCATTGAGGACTCCTACCTGAAGCATACCGAGATTGATGGCCAGTGGGCTATTTTGGACG TGCTGGACACGGCAGGTCAGGAGGAGTTCAGTGCCATGCGTGAGCAGTACATGAGGACTGGAGATGGATTCCTCATTGTCTTCTCAGTCACAGATAAGGCCAGCTTTGAGCATGTGGACCGCTTTCACCAGCTCATCCTTCGGGTGAAAGACCG AGAATCCTTCCCCATGATCCTGGTGGCTAACAAAGTGGACCTGGTGCATCTGAGGAAGGTGACAAGTGAGCAGGGCTGTGATATGGCAGCCAAACACAGC GCAACAAGTCCCGGAGCGGAGcctgcagaagaagaagaagaaaatgaagtgGCGTGGAGAGCGAGCCACAGCCCCCCCCAGGCTCCGCTGCCAGATCTTGTGACCGCCGTACCCCCCCCCCGGGGCTGA
- the si:ch73-116o1.2 gene encoding ras-related protein M-Ras isoform X1, which translates to MTSVSSQSNAGSPCSVGCGLCPVEIVSKKTVSVGHFNILIFEVFLLKKEKFFLGVAVVMATSAVPSDNLPTYKLVVVGDGGVGKSALTIQFFQKIFVPDYDPTIEDSYLKHTEIDGQWAILDVLDTAGQEEFSAMREQYMRTGDGFLIVFSVTDKASFEHVDRFHQLILRVKDRESFPMILVANKVDLVHLRKVTSEQGCDMAAKHSITYIETSAKDPPMNVDKAFHELVRVIRQQVPERSLQKKKKKMKWRGERATAPPRLRCQIL; encoded by the exons ATGACAAGTGTTTCCTCCCAGAGCAATGCAGGGTCCCCCTGTTCAGTTGGTTGCGGACTCTGTCCTGTTGAAATAGTGTCTAAGAAGACAGTATCAGTGGgtcatttcaacattttaatatttgaagtCTTCCTGTTGAAGAAAGAAAAGTTCTTTTTAG GTGTAGCCGTTGTCATGGCAACTAGTGCAGTCCCTAGTGACAACCTCCCCACATACAAGCTAGTAGTGGTGGGGGACGGTGGTGTGGGCAAGAGTGCTCTCACCATCCAGTTTTTCCAGAAGATCTTTGTGCCTGACTATGATCCTACCATTGAGGACTCCTACCTGAAGCATACCGAGATTGATGGCCAGTGGGCTATTTTGGACG TGCTGGACACGGCAGGTCAGGAGGAGTTCAGTGCCATGCGTGAGCAGTACATGAGGACTGGAGATGGATTCCTCATTGTCTTCTCAGTCACAGATAAGGCCAGCTTTGAGCATGTGGACCGCTTTCACCAGCTCATCCTTCGGGTGAAAGACCG AGAATCCTTCCCCATGATCCTGGTGGCTAACAAAGTGGACCTGGTGCATCTGAGGAAGGTGACAAGTGAGCAGGGCTGTGATATGGCAGCCAAACACAGC ATTACTTACATTGAGACAAGTGCCAAGGACCCTCCAATGAATGTTGACAAAGCCTTTCATGAACTGGTCAGGGTAATTAG GCAACAAGTCCCGGAGCGGAGcctgcagaagaagaagaagaaaatgaagtgGCGTGGAGAGCGAGCCACAGCCCCCCCCAGGCTCCGCTGCCAGATCTTGTGA
- the si:ch73-116o1.2 gene encoding ras-related protein M-Ras isoform X3, with protein MATSAVPSDNLPTYKLVVVGDGGVGKSALTIQFFQKIFVPDYDPTIEDSYLKHTEIDGQWAILDVLDTAGQEEFSAMREQYMRTGDGFLIVFSVTDKASFEHVDRFHQLILRVKDRESFPMILVANKVDLVHLRKVTSEQGCDMAAKHSITYIETSAKDPPMNVDKAFHELVRVIRQQVPERSLQKKKKKMKWRGERATAPPRLRCQIL; from the exons ATGGCAACTAGTGCAGTCCCTAGTGACAACCTCCCCACATACAAGCTAGTAGTGGTGGGGGACGGTGGTGTGGGCAAGAGTGCTCTCACCATCCAGTTTTTCCAGAAGATCTTTGTGCCTGACTATGATCCTACCATTGAGGACTCCTACCTGAAGCATACCGAGATTGATGGCCAGTGGGCTATTTTGGACG TGCTGGACACGGCAGGTCAGGAGGAGTTCAGTGCCATGCGTGAGCAGTACATGAGGACTGGAGATGGATTCCTCATTGTCTTCTCAGTCACAGATAAGGCCAGCTTTGAGCATGTGGACCGCTTTCACCAGCTCATCCTTCGGGTGAAAGACCG AGAATCCTTCCCCATGATCCTGGTGGCTAACAAAGTGGACCTGGTGCATCTGAGGAAGGTGACAAGTGAGCAGGGCTGTGATATGGCAGCCAAACACAGC ATTACTTACATTGAGACAAGTGCCAAGGACCCTCCAATGAATGTTGACAAAGCCTTTCATGAACTGGTCAGGGTAATTAG GCAACAAGTCCCGGAGCGGAGcctgcagaagaagaagaagaaaatgaagtgGCGTGGAGAGCGAGCCACAGCCCCCCCCAGGCTCCGCTGCCAGATCTTGTGA
- the si:ch73-116o1.2 gene encoding ras-related protein M-Ras isoform X4, which yields MREQYMRTGDGFLIVFSVTDKASFEHVDRFHQLILRVKDRESFPMILVANKVDLVHLRKVTSEQGCDMAAKHSITYIETSAKDPPMNVDKAFHELVRVIRQQVPERSLQKKKKKMKWRGERATAPPRLRCQIL from the exons ATGCGTGAGCAGTACATGAGGACTGGAGATGGATTCCTCATTGTCTTCTCAGTCACAGATAAGGCCAGCTTTGAGCATGTGGACCGCTTTCACCAGCTCATCCTTCGGGTGAAAGACCG AGAATCCTTCCCCATGATCCTGGTGGCTAACAAAGTGGACCTGGTGCATCTGAGGAAGGTGACAAGTGAGCAGGGCTGTGATATGGCAGCCAAACACAGC ATTACTTACATTGAGACAAGTGCCAAGGACCCTCCAATGAATGTTGACAAAGCCTTTCATGAACTGGTCAGGGTAATTAG GCAACAAGTCCCGGAGCGGAGcctgcagaagaagaagaagaaaatgaagtgGCGTGGAGAGCGAGCCACAGCCCCCCCCAGGCTCCGCTGCCAGATCTTGTGA